The Arachis hypogaea cultivar Tifrunner chromosome 19, arahy.Tifrunner.gnm2.J5K5, whole genome shotgun sequence genome has a window encoding:
- the LOC112779047 gene encoding serine/threonine-protein phosphatase 7 long form homolog has protein sequence MQSPVAGYELGPSELKKLTDRPISEEANRTKLRMLTCNHPLPPDRYNDRVEEHLRITRFYHVSQIGIVQCRKALVNALIERWHPDTHTFHLPIGECSVTLEDVALILGLPTDGLPVTGMTMSSFEAMEAECLLQFGVAPRREDCRSSCIKLTWLRNLKENLELNDEISIQRYVRCHIMLLIGTILFGDKSGAGVHWKFLPLLRDFVNIGQYSWGSACLAHLYRALCRASRYNCKEIDGPLTLLLGWAWIRLPYLSPLPREPRSFPLANRWRNWERGDRRYRYLKLAHFRKAFDKLQEGQFVWVAYAVDRVDPNIIPAEIYMQSIVWSATIPLVSFECIEWHATDRFR, from the exons ATGCAATCCCCTGTAGCAGGTTACGAACTCGGACCCTCCGAGTTGAAGAAGCTcacggaccgtccgatttctgaAGAAGCCAATCGCACG aaattaagaatgttgACATGTAACCACCCACTTCCTCCGGATCGGTACAACGATAGGGTGGAGGAGCATTTACGAATTACTAGGTTCTATCATGTGTCTCAGATTGGGATAGTTCAGTGTCGGAAAGCATTGGTAAATGCTCTAATCGAACGTTGGCACCCTGACACCCATACGTTTCACCTTCCCATTGGTGAATGTTCCGTGACTCTTGAAGATGTGGCTCTAATACTTGGTCTTCCCACAGATGGTCTTCCAGTCACAGGGATGACAATGAGTAGTTTTGAAGCCATGGAGGCGGAGTGTCTGCTTCAATTTGGGGTTGCACCTCGTAGAGAGGACTGTAGATCAAGCTGCATAAAACTGACATGGCTCCGGAATCTAAAAGAGAATTTAGAATTGAATGATGAGATCAGTATACAGAG GTATGTGAGGTGTCACATTATGCTGCTGATTGGGACGATACTGTTTGGGGATAAGTCTGGGGCAGGTGTGCACTGGAAATTTCTACCATTGCTTCGTGATTTTGTCAATATTGGACAGTATAGTTGGGGTTCGGCATGCCTAGCACACCTTTACAGGGCGTTATGCAGGGCATCTCGTTATAACTGTAAGGAAATAGATGGTCCACTAACACTGCTGCTGGGTTGGGCTTGGATCCGATTGCCATATCTATCGCCGCTTCCTAGAGAACCCCGCAGTTTTCCACTTGCAAACAG gtggcgtaactgggagcgTGGTGATCGACGATATAGATATCTGAAGCTAGCTCACTTTAGGAAGGCCTTTGATAAACTTCAGGAAGGCCAG ttTGTTTGGGTTGCCTATGCTGTGGATCGTGTGGATCCGAATATAATTCCTGCTGAAATATACATGCAATCGATTGTCTGGAGCGCTACAATTCCATTGGTGTCGTTTGAATGTATCGAGTGGCATGCCACGGATAGGTTCAGGTGA